A part of Luteolibacter flavescens genomic DNA contains:
- a CDS encoding four helix bundle protein: MSEIETFEDLDVWKRGCNLAVDVHVALAQSKEFALRSQMERSSLSIPSNIAEGAERDSTADFIRFLRISKGSCGELRTQLYVAERIRQRLGATPLEGSREMISETRTISKMLQALINSLLRRLKNTSGNS, translated from the coding sequence ATGAGTGAGATCGAAACCTTTGAGGATCTGGACGTGTGGAAGCGCGGCTGCAATCTCGCCGTGGACGTGCATGTCGCACTCGCGCAATCGAAGGAATTCGCCCTTCGCAGCCAGATGGAGCGCTCTTCCCTTTCCATCCCGTCAAACATCGCCGAGGGCGCGGAGCGTGACAGTACCGCCGACTTCATCCGCTTCCTGCGCATCAGCAAGGGCTCCTGCGGTGAACTCCGCACTCAGCTGTATGTCGCCGAGCGCATCCGCCAACGCCTCGGGGCCACCCCACTGGAAGGCTCCCGCGAAATGATCTCCGAGACACGGACCATCTCCAAGATGCTCCAGGCCCTCATCAATTCCCTGCTGCGCCGCCTGAAGAACACCTCCGGCAACTCCTGA